From Aquabacter sp. L1I39, the proteins below share one genomic window:
- the nuoL gene encoding NADH-quinone oxidoreductase subunit L gives MYQAIVFLPLIGFLIAGLFGRVIGARASEVVTTSFLFISCVLAWVVFFNVGFGGHDARVQVLQWIYVGDLKIDWALRVDTLTAMMLIVVTTVSSLVHLYSIGYMHEDPSRPRFFAYLSLFTFAMLMLVTADNLLQLFFGWEGVGLASYLLIGFWYEKPSANAAAMKAFVVNRVGDFGFILGIFAIFVMTGSVAFEGVFAAAPSLAGKTINFLGHHWDAPTVIALLLFVGAMGKSAQFMLHTWLPDAMEGPTPVSALIHAATMVTAGVFMVARMSPIFELSPTALDVVMLIGATTAMFAATVALVQNDIKKVIAYSTCSQLGYMFVAMGAGAYSVGVFHLLTHACFKALLFLCAGSVINAMHHEQDMRHMGGLYKKIPFTYAMMLIGTLAITGFPFLAGYYSKDAIIESAWASHNHFALYGWVMTVAAAALTSFYSWRLVFMTFHGHPHDHHHYEHAHESPAVMTIPLGILAVGSVVSGFALYNEFVGEDVHEFFRHSIFMGTENHILHAMHDIPGWAKYLPTVMMVLGFVVAYWFYIVNPKVPVALAKSQDALYKFLLNKWYFDELYNAIFVKPALFIGRLLWKQGDGRIIDGWGPNGVSARVLDVTGRVVRLQSGYLYHYAFVMLIGLAALITWFMFAGV, from the coding sequence ATGTATCAGGCGATCGTCTTTCTCCCCCTCATCGGCTTTCTGATCGCTGGCCTGTTCGGCCGGGTGATCGGGGCGCGGGCGTCCGAGGTTGTGACCACCTCGTTCCTCTTCATTTCCTGCGTGCTGGCCTGGGTGGTCTTCTTCAATGTGGGCTTCGGCGGGCACGACGCCCGCGTGCAGGTGCTGCAGTGGATCTATGTGGGCGACCTCAAGATCGACTGGGCGCTGCGTGTCGACACGCTCACGGCCATGATGCTCATCGTGGTGACCACGGTGTCTTCGCTCGTGCATCTCTACTCCATCGGCTACATGCACGAGGATCCGAGCCGCCCGCGCTTCTTCGCCTATCTCTCACTCTTCACCTTCGCCATGCTCATGCTGGTGACGGCGGACAACCTGCTCCAGTTGTTCTTCGGCTGGGAAGGCGTCGGCTTGGCGTCCTATCTGCTGATCGGCTTCTGGTACGAGAAGCCGTCCGCCAACGCGGCGGCCATGAAGGCTTTCGTGGTCAACCGGGTGGGTGACTTCGGCTTCATCCTCGGCATCTTCGCCATCTTCGTGATGACCGGCTCGGTGGCGTTTGAGGGCGTCTTCGCGGCGGCTCCGTCGCTGGCGGGCAAGACCATCAACTTCCTCGGCCATCACTGGGATGCGCCGACGGTGATCGCGCTGCTTCTGTTCGTGGGCGCCATGGGCAAGTCGGCGCAGTTCATGCTGCACACCTGGCTGCCGGACGCGATGGAAGGCCCGACCCCGGTGTCCGCGCTCATCCATGCGGCCACCATGGTGACCGCTGGCGTGTTCATGGTGGCGCGCATGTCGCCCATCTTCGAGCTGTCGCCCACCGCCCTCGACGTGGTGATGCTGATCGGTGCAACCACCGCCATGTTCGCGGCGACCGTCGCCTTGGTGCAGAACGACATCAAGAAGGTGATCGCCTATTCCACCTGCTCACAGCTCGGCTATATGTTCGTGGCCATGGGCGCGGGTGCCTATTCCGTCGGCGTCTTCCATCTCCTGACGCACGCCTGCTTCAAGGCCCTGCTCTTCCTGTGCGCCGGCTCGGTCATCAATGCGATGCACCATGAGCAGGACATGCGGCACATGGGCGGTCTCTACAAGAAGATCCCCTTCACCTATGCCATGATGCTCATCGGCACCCTGGCGATCACCGGCTTCCCCTTCCTGGCTGGCTACTATTCCAAGGATGCGATCATCGAATCCGCCTGGGCCTCCCACAATCACTTCGCCCTCTATGGGTGGGTGATGACGGTTGCGGCGGCCGCGCTGACTTCCTTCTACTCCTGGCGTCTGGTGTTCATGACCTTCCATGGTCATCCCCATGACCATCACCATTACGAGCACGCCCATGAATCACCGGCGGTGATGACAATTCCGCTCGGCATCCTCGCGGTGGGTTCGGTGGTTTCGGGCTTTGCCCTCTACAACGAGTTCGTGGGCGAGGACGTGCACGAATTCTTCCGTCACTCCATCTTCATGGGGACGGAAAACCACATCCTTCACGCCATGCACGATATTCCAGGTTGGGCCAAGTACCTGCCAACTGTGATGATGGTGCTAGGCTTTGTTGTGGCCTATTGGTTCTACATCGTGAACCCGAAGGTGCCCGTCGCCCTCGCCAAGAGTCAGGACGCGCTCTACAAGTTCCTGCTCAACAAGTGGTATTTCGACGAGCTCTACAACGCCATCTTTGTGAAGCCGGCGCTGTTCATCGGCCGCTTGCTCTGGAAGCAGGGTGATGGGCGGATCATTGACGGCTGGGGGCCGAACGGGGTCTCGGCCCGTGTGCTCGATGTCACCGGCCGCGTGGTGCGCCTGCAGAGCGGCTACCTCTATCACTATGCCTTCGTGATGCTGATCGGCCTTGCCGCGCTCATCACCTGGTTCATGTTCGCCGGAGTGTGA
- the nuoK gene encoding NADH-quinone oxidoreductase subunit NuoK, which translates to MAVGLSHYLIVAAILFTFGTLGIFLNRKNVIVILMSIELILLAVNINLVAFSVFQGNLVGQVFALLILTVAAAEAAIGLAILVVFYRNRGSIAVEDINAMKG; encoded by the coding sequence ATGGCTGTTGGACTTTCCCACTACCTGATCGTTGCCGCGATCCTGTTCACCTTCGGCACGCTGGGCATCTTCCTCAACCGGAAGAACGTGATCGTCATTTTGATGTCCATCGAGCTGATCCTGCTCGCTGTGAACATCAACCTCGTGGCCTTCTCGGTGTTCCAGGGCAATCTGGTCGGGCAGGTGTTTGCGCTCCTGATCCTGACCGTCGCGGCCGCCGAGGCGGCCATCGGCCTCGCCATCCTCGTGGTGTTCTACCGCAACCGCGGTTCGATCGCCGTCGAAGACATCAACGCCATGAAGGGCTGA
- a CDS encoding NADH-quinone oxidoreductase subunit J — protein sequence MSVAALFFYLFAFVLVASAFMVIASRNPVQSVLFLILCFVNAAGLFILIGAEFLALILVVVYVGAVAVLFLFVVMMLDVDFVELRQGFLQYLPIGMVVGAIFLAELVLVASSWVFGTSLPSTPMPSGGQAVSNVRALGQVLYTDYVYFFEAAGMVLLVAMIGAIVLTLRHKANVKRQNIADQVARTPEAAMEVVKVKPGQGI from the coding sequence ATGAGTGTCGCGGCATTATTTTTCTATCTCTTCGCGTTCGTGCTCGTGGCGTCCGCCTTCATGGTCATCGCCTCGCGCAATCCGGTGCAGTCCGTGCTGTTCCTGATCCTGTGCTTCGTCAACGCGGCGGGCCTCTTCATCCTGATTGGCGCAGAGTTTCTCGCGCTCATCCTGGTGGTGGTCTATGTGGGGGCGGTGGCGGTGCTCTTCCTCTTCGTCGTCATGATGCTGGACGTCGATTTCGTGGAGCTGCGGCAGGGCTTCCTGCAATACCTGCCCATCGGCATGGTGGTCGGCGCCATCTTCCTTGCGGAACTGGTGCTGGTGGCAAGTTCCTGGGTGTTCGGCACCTCGCTGCCCTCGACACCCATGCCATCCGGCGGCCAGGCGGTGAGCAATGTACGGGCCCTCGGTCAGGTGCTTTACACCGACTATGTCTACTTCTTCGAAGCGGCCGGGATGGTGCTGCTGGTGGCGATGATCGGCGCCATCGTGCTGACACTGCGCCACAAGGCCAATGTGAAGCGTCAGAACATCGCGGACCAGGTCGCGCGTACGCCGGAGGCCGCCATGGAGGTGGTCAAGGTCAAGCCCGGTCAGGGCATCTGA
- the nuoI gene encoding NADH-quinone oxidoreductase subunit NuoI: MKLDQAARALLLTEFLSGFVLAMRYFFKPKATINYPFEKNPISPRFRGEHALRRYPNGEERCIACKLCEAICPAQAITIEAGPRRNDGTRRTTRYDIDMVKCIYCGFCQEACPVDAIVEGPNFEFATETREELYYDKEKLLANGDRWEREIAQSIALDAPYR; the protein is encoded by the coding sequence ATGAAGCTCGACCAGGCGGCCCGCGCCCTCCTTCTGACGGAGTTTCTCTCCGGCTTCGTCCTCGCCATGCGCTATTTCTTCAAGCCCAAGGCGACGATCAACTATCCGTTCGAGAAGAACCCCATCTCGCCGCGCTTCCGCGGCGAGCACGCGCTGCGGCGCTATCCCAATGGCGAAGAGCGCTGCATCGCATGCAAGCTGTGCGAGGCCATCTGCCCGGCGCAGGCCATCACCATCGAGGCTGGCCCGCGCCGCAATGACGGCACCCGCCGCACCACCCGTTACGACATCGACATGGTGAAGTGCATCTATTGCGGCTTCTGCCAGGAAGCCTGCCCGGTGGACGCCATCGTCGAGGGTCCGAATTTCGAGTTCGCCACGGAAACCCGCGAAGAACTCTATTACGACAAGGAAAAGCTGCTGGCGAACGGCGACCGGTGGGAGCGCGAGATCGCGCAGTCCATCGCGCTCGACGCGCCTTACCGCTGA
- the nuoH gene encoding NADH-quinone oxidoreductase subunit NuoH produces the protein MTWLDTLLKVAIIVGQSLALLVALLIFIAFILLADRKIWAAVQLRRGPNVVGPFGLLQSFADLLKFVLKEPVIPSGANKALFLLAPLVTCVLSLAAWVVVPLADGWVIADLNVGILYIFAISSLGVYGIIMGGWASNSKYPFLASLRSAAQMVSYEVSIGFVIITVLMCAGSQNLSQIVMAQSGPYGFLHWYFLPLLPMFVIFFVSALAETNRPPFDLVEAESELVAGFMTEYGSTPYLLFMLGEYVAIMTMCAMGTILFLGGWLPPLPFAPFTWVPGLVWFVLKLCFMFFLFAMAKAMVPRYRYDQLMRLGWKVFLPISLVAVVVVAGVLHFTGNAPQ, from the coding sequence ATGACCTGGCTGGACACCCTTCTGAAGGTCGCGATCATCGTGGGGCAGAGCCTTGCCCTGCTGGTGGCGCTGCTGATCTTCATCGCCTTCATCCTGCTGGCCGATCGCAAGATCTGGGCGGCGGTTCAACTGCGCCGTGGCCCGAACGTGGTGGGTCCCTTCGGCCTGCTGCAATCCTTCGCCGACCTCTTGAAGTTCGTGCTGAAGGAGCCGGTGATCCCGTCGGGCGCCAATAAGGCGTTGTTCCTGCTGGCGCCGCTGGTGACCTGTGTGCTCTCTCTGGCCGCCTGGGTGGTGGTACCGCTCGCGGATGGCTGGGTGATTGCCGACCTGAATGTGGGCATCCTCTATATCTTCGCCATCTCGTCGCTGGGTGTGTACGGCATCATCATGGGCGGGTGGGCTTCGAACTCGAAGTATCCGTTCCTGGCGTCCCTGCGCTCTGCCGCGCAGATGGTGTCCTATGAGGTGTCCATCGGCTTCGTGATCATCACCGTCCTGATGTGTGCGGGCTCTCAAAATCTGTCGCAGATCGTGATGGCGCAGTCTGGGCCCTACGGCTTCCTGCACTGGTACTTTCTGCCGCTGCTGCCGATGTTCGTGATCTTCTTCGTCTCGGCACTGGCCGAGACGAACCGTCCGCCCTTCGATCTGGTGGAAGCGGAATCCGAACTCGTCGCCGGATTCATGACCGAGTACGGCTCGACCCCCTATCTGCTCTTCATGCTCGGCGAGTACGTGGCCATCATGACCATGTGCGCCATGGGCACGATCCTGTTTCTGGGTGGCTGGCTGCCCCCGCTGCCCTTCGCGCCCTTCACCTGGGTGCCGGGTTTGGTGTGGTTCGTGCTGAAGCTCTGCTTCATGTTCTTTCTGTTCGCCATGGCCAAGGCCATGGTGCCCCGCTATCGCTATGACCAGTTGATGCGTCTGGGCTGGAAGGTGTTCCTGCCCATCTCGCTGGTAGCCGTGGTGGTGGTCGCTGGCGTGCTTCACTTCACGGGGAACGCGCCGCAATGA
- the nuoG gene encoding NADH-quinone oxidoreductase subunit NuoG, producing MAKIVVDGTEVDVPAEFTLLQACEVAGVEIPRFCFHERLSIAGNCRMCLVEVKGGPPKPTASCAMAVKDLRPGPNGEPPVVLTKSPMVKKAREGVMEFLLINHPLDCPICDQGGECDLQDQAMAYGVDSSRFAENKRAVEDKYIGPLVRTSMNRCIHCTRCVRFTTEVAGVADLGAIGRGEDMEITTYLEHAMRSEMQGNVADLCPVGALTHKPQAFHARPWEMVKTESIDVMDAAGSNIRIDTRGREVMRILPRTHEVVNEEWISDKTRYVWDGLKTQRLDRPYVRQGGRLVPASWSQAFDAIAAKVKGVKGDRIGAIVGDLATVEEAFALKMLVEKLGSASIDCRQDGAALDPSLGRATYVFNPSIAGIEDADAILLVGTDPRHEASVINARIRKRWRAGGLKVGLVGTQVDLTYPYEYLGAGPDSLAEIAGNSGFAEILRGAERPMVIVGQGALARADGAAVLALAAKVAASVGAVKEGWNGFAVLHTAAARVGALDVGCVPGAGGKDAAALAAAGGADVLFLLGADEIEVAPGAFVVYVGTHGDRGAHRADVILPGAAYSEKPGLYVNTEGRVQFANRAAFPPGDAREDWAILRALSEALDKTLPFDTLFALRAAAIAAFPHLARLDVVEAADPAALSALAGAQGTLDKAPFGLAVRDFYLTNPIARASAIMAECSALRIGGTAVAAE from the coding sequence ATGGCGAAGATCGTCGTCGACGGCACAGAGGTTGACGTCCCGGCCGAGTTCACGCTGCTTCAGGCGTGCGAGGTGGCCGGGGTCGAGATTCCGCGCTTCTGCTTCCATGAACGGCTGTCCATTGCCGGCAATTGCCGCATGTGCCTGGTCGAGGTGAAGGGCGGCCCGCCCAAGCCCACCGCCTCCTGCGCCATGGCCGTGAAGGATTTGCGTCCCGGACCCAACGGCGAGCCGCCCGTGGTGCTGACCAAGAGCCCCATGGTGAAGAAGGCGCGCGAAGGGGTGATGGAGTTCCTGCTCATCAACCACCCGCTGGATTGCCCCATCTGCGACCAGGGCGGCGAGTGCGACCTGCAGGATCAGGCCATGGCCTATGGCGTGGACAGTTCCCGCTTTGCGGAGAACAAGCGCGCCGTGGAGGACAAGTATATCGGCCCGCTGGTGCGGACCTCCATGAACCGGTGCATTCATTGCACCCGCTGCGTGCGCTTCACCACGGAAGTGGCTGGCGTCGCGGATCTCGGTGCCATCGGGCGCGGCGAGGACATGGAGATCACCACCTATCTCGAGCACGCCATGCGCTCGGAGATGCAGGGCAATGTGGCTGACCTCTGCCCGGTGGGTGCGCTCACCCACAAGCCTCAGGCGTTCCATGCCCGGCCCTGGGAAATGGTGAAGACCGAGTCCATCGACGTGATGGACGCGGCTGGCTCCAACATCCGCATCGACACGCGCGGCCGCGAGGTCATGCGCATCCTCCCGCGCACCCATGAGGTGGTGAACGAGGAGTGGATCTCGGACAAGACCCGCTACGTGTGGGACGGCCTGAAGACCCAGCGCCTCGATCGGCCTTACGTGCGTCAGGGCGGCCGCCTCGTGCCGGCCAGCTGGAGCCAAGCGTTTGACGCCATCGCCGCCAAGGTGAAGGGCGTCAAGGGCGACCGCATCGGCGCCATCGTGGGCGACCTTGCCACCGTGGAAGAAGCGTTTGCGCTGAAGATGCTGGTGGAGAAGCTGGGGTCCGCCAGCATCGACTGCCGCCAGGACGGCGCCGCGCTGGATCCGTCTCTCGGCCGCGCCACCTACGTGTTCAATCCGTCCATCGCCGGCATCGAGGACGCGGACGCGATCCTCTTGGTGGGGACCGATCCGCGCCATGAGGCGTCCGTGATCAATGCCCGCATCCGCAAGCGCTGGCGGGCCGGGGGCCTGAAGGTGGGTCTGGTGGGGACCCAGGTCGACCTGACCTATCCCTATGAGTATCTGGGCGCCGGCCCGGACAGCCTCGCTGAAATCGCTGGCAATTCGGGCTTCGCCGAAATTCTGCGTGGCGCCGAGCGTCCCATGGTCATTGTGGGGCAGGGCGCCCTGGCCCGGGCGGACGGTGCCGCGGTTCTCGCACTGGCGGCCAAGGTCGCGGCGAGTGTCGGAGCGGTGAAGGAAGGCTGGAACGGCTTCGCGGTGCTCCACACGGCCGCCGCGCGGGTTGGCGCGCTGGATGTGGGTTGCGTTCCGGGGGCAGGGGGCAAGGATGCCGCCGCCTTGGCTGCGGCTGGCGGGGCGGATGTCCTGTTCCTCCTGGGAGCCGACGAGATCGAGGTCGCTCCGGGGGCCTTCGTGGTCTATGTGGGCACCCATGGTGATCGCGGTGCCCATCGGGCGGATGTGATCCTTCCCGGCGCGGCCTATTCCGAGAAGCCGGGCCTCTATGTGAACACCGAGGGCCGAGTGCAGTTCGCCAACCGCGCCGCCTTCCCGCCTGGCGATGCCCGGGAGGATTGGGCCATCCTGCGTGCGCTTTCCGAAGCGCTCGACAAGACGCTGCCGTTCGACACCCTGTTTGCGCTGCGCGCCGCAGCGATTGCGGCTTTTCCGCACCTGGCCCGTCTCGACGTGGTGGAAGCTGCCGATCCGGCGGCGCTTTCCGCCCTGGCCGGGGCACAGGGGACGCTCGACAAGGCGCCGTTCGGACTTGCGGTGCGCGACTTCTACCTCACCAACCCCATCGCCCGCGCATCCGCCATCATGGCCGAATGCTCGGCGCTGCGGATCGGTGGTACCGCAGTTGCGGCGGAGTGA
- a CDS encoding bleomycin resistance protein, translated as MSRLLRGCPVLASADIPAAVDWYRERLGFEVRRTGPDYGIVEKDGVELHFWPCQDRSIAENTSAYLRVDDVDRLHASFEGAREGGRISEVADRAWGMREFYVWDPDGNLLRCGAPVAGSGPV; from the coding sequence ATGTCGCGCCTTCTGCGCGGCTGCCCGGTGTTGGCCTCGGCGGACATACCTGCCGCGGTCGACTGGTACAGGGAGCGCCTCGGGTTCGAGGTGCGCAGGACGGGGCCGGATTACGGCATCGTCGAGAAGGATGGTGTCGAGCTGCACTTCTGGCCCTGCCAGGATCGCAGCATCGCTGAAAATACGTCGGCCTATCTCCGGGTGGACGACGTGGACCGCTTGCACGCCAGTTTTGAGGGAGCGCGCGAAGGCGGGCGCATCTCGGAAGTGGCAGACCGCGCATGGGGCATGCGCGAATTCTATGTCTGGGACCCGGATGGAAACCTGTTGCGCTGCGGCGCGCCGGTTGCCGGATCGGGCCCGGTCTGA
- the nuoF gene encoding NADH-quinone oxidoreductase subunit NuoF: protein MLQDKDRIFTNLYGIHDFGLKGALARGNWDGTKAILEKGRDWIINEMKASGLRGRGGAGFSTGMKWSFMPKQSDGRPHYLVVNADESEPGTCKDREIMRNDPHTLIEGCLIASFAMGAHAAYIYVRGEYVRERERLEAAIDQAYEAKLIGKDNVHGYPFDLYVHHGAGAYICGEETALIESLEGKKGMPRLKPPFPANMGLYGCPTTVNNVESIAVAPEILRRGAAWFAGIGRPNNVGTKLFGIMGHVNTPCVVEDAMGITFRELVEKHGGGIRGGWDNLLAIIPGGASCPLVPAAACEDLIMDFDGLRGAKSSFGTAGCLVMDKSTDIVRAITRISYFFKHESCGQCTPCREGTGWMWRVLSRMAEGRAQKREIDVLLEVTTQIEGHTICALGDAAAWPVQGLIRNFRGEIEKRIDQYSANPHPDPVPVAAE from the coding sequence ATGCTCCAGGACAAGGACCGGATCTTCACCAACCTTTACGGCATTCATGATTTCGGCCTGAAGGGCGCTCTGGCGCGCGGCAACTGGGACGGCACCAAGGCGATCCTGGAAAAGGGTCGCGACTGGATCATCAACGAGATGAAGGCGTCGGGCCTGCGCGGCCGTGGCGGCGCCGGCTTCTCGACCGGCATGAAGTGGTCCTTCATGCCCAAGCAGTCCGATGGGCGCCCCCACTATCTGGTGGTGAACGCGGACGAATCCGAGCCCGGCACCTGCAAGGACCGGGAGATCATGCGCAACGATCCGCACACGCTGATCGAAGGCTGCCTGATCGCCTCCTTCGCCATGGGGGCTCATGCCGCCTACATCTATGTGCGCGGCGAATATGTGCGCGAGCGCGAACGTCTCGAAGCTGCCATTGACCAGGCCTATGAGGCAAAGCTCATCGGCAAGGACAATGTGCACGGCTACCCCTTCGACCTCTATGTGCATCACGGTGCCGGCGCCTATATCTGCGGCGAAGAGACGGCGCTGATCGAGAGCCTGGAAGGCAAGAAGGGCATGCCGCGGCTGAAGCCGCCTTTCCCCGCCAATATGGGCCTTTATGGCTGCCCGACCACGGTCAACAACGTGGAATCCATCGCCGTGGCGCCGGAAATCCTGCGTCGCGGCGCGGCTTGGTTCGCCGGCATCGGCCGCCCCAACAATGTGGGCACCAAGCTGTTTGGCATCATGGGCCATGTGAACACGCCGTGCGTGGTTGAGGATGCCATGGGCATCACCTTCCGCGAACTGGTGGAGAAGCACGGCGGCGGCATTCGCGGTGGCTGGGACAATCTGCTCGCCATCATTCCCGGCGGCGCCTCCTGCCCGTTGGTGCCTGCGGCGGCCTGCGAAGACCTGATCATGGACTTCGACGGGTTGCGCGGGGCGAAGTCCTCGTTTGGAACCGCCGGCTGCCTTGTGATGGACAAGTCCACGGACATCGTCCGCGCCATCACGCGCATCTCATACTTCTTCAAGCATGAGAGTTGTGGCCAGTGCACGCCGTGCCGCGAGGGCACCGGTTGGATGTGGCGCGTGCTGAGCCGCATGGCGGAAGGCCGGGCGCAGAAGCGCGAGATCGACGTGCTGCTGGAAGTGACCACCCAGATCGAGGGTCACACCATCTGCGCGCTGGGCGATGCGGCGGCGTGGCCGGTTCAGGGCCTCATCCGCAACTTCCGCGGCGAAATCGAGAAGCGGATCGACCAGTATTCTGCCAATCCGCATCCGGATCCGGTGCCGGTCGCGGCGGAGTGA
- the nuoE gene encoding NADH-quinone oxidoreductase subunit NuoE encodes MSVRRLAAEQPESFAFTAENEAWIVRQISKYPEGRQASAVVPLLWKAQEQAGGWLPEPAIRAVADRLGMAHIRVLEIATFYTMFNLEPVGRHFVQLCGTTHCMMRGSEELKEVCRRKIGPERHVSEDGALSWLEVECLGACANAPMAQINYDYYEDLTPENLEALLDDLRAGRPVKTGSQIGRTASSPVLGLTSLTDPSLYTRGSSASAPQGGHSGETGDLQQAGRPSTAVETPVDPLGAASASQEKAEDGKDAREKREDVADAAKASSPEVTGSEREPLKTGTGVRDPEV; translated from the coding sequence ATGTCCGTTCGCCGCCTCGCCGCCGAACAGCCCGAAAGCTTCGCCTTCACGGCGGAGAACGAGGCCTGGATCGTGCGCCAGATTTCCAAGTATCCCGAGGGCCGGCAGGCCAGCGCGGTCGTTCCGCTGCTGTGGAAGGCGCAGGAGCAGGCCGGCGGCTGGCTGCCTGAGCCCGCAATCCGCGCGGTGGCTGATCGCCTCGGCATGGCGCACATCCGCGTGCTGGAGATCGCCACCTTCTACACCATGTTCAACCTTGAGCCGGTTGGTCGGCACTTCGTGCAATTGTGCGGTACCACGCACTGCATGATGCGCGGCTCCGAAGAGCTCAAGGAGGTCTGCCGCCGCAAGATCGGGCCGGAGCGTCACGTCAGTGAGGACGGTGCGCTGTCCTGGCTCGAGGTGGAATGCCTGGGCGCCTGCGCAAACGCTCCCATGGCCCAGATCAATTACGACTATTACGAAGACCTTACGCCTGAGAACCTCGAGGCGCTGCTCGATGACTTGCGGGCCGGTCGACCGGTGAAGACCGGCTCCCAGATCGGCCGGACGGCGTCGTCCCCGGTCCTCGGACTGACCTCCCTCACCGATCCGAGCCTTTATACGCGGGGGTCCTCGGCGTCCGCGCCCCAGGGCGGCCACAGCGGCGAGACCGGCGATCTTCAGCAGGCCGGGCGGCCGAGCACGGCGGTCGAGACGCCGGTGGATCCCCTGGGCGCCGCCTCTGCCAGCCAGGAAAAGGCTGAGGACGGCAAGGATGCCCGCGAGAAGCGGGAAGACGTGGCCGATGCCGCCAAGGCATCCAGCCCCGAGGTGACCGGGTCCGAGCGCGAGCCGCTCAAGACCGGCACCGGCGTGCGCGATCCGGAGGTGTGA
- a CDS encoding NADH-quinone oxidoreductase subunit D, whose amino-acid sequence MAHTLDSPRPDAPVRNFQINFGPQHPAAHGVLRLVLELDGEVVERVDPHIGLLHRGTEKLIEAKTYLQAVPYFDRLDYCAPMNQEHAYCLAVEKLLGIEVPKRGQLIRVLYSEIGRLLSHLLNVTTFAMDVGALTPPLWGFEAREKLMVFYERASGSRMHAAYFRPGGVHQDLPTELVQDIGTFCESFYSLLDDLDALVTGNRIFKQRTVDIGVVSLEDALSWGFSGVMVRGSGAAWDLRRAQPYECYSELDFDIPVGKHGDCYDRYVVRMEEMRQSTKIMQQCVSRLLKEPGPVSTTDHKISPPKRGEMKRSMEALIHHFKLYTEGFHVPEGDVYAAVEAPKGEFGVYLVADGTNKPYRCKIRAPGFAHLQAMDFLCRGHMLADVSAVLGSLDIVFGEVDR is encoded by the coding sequence ATGGCCCACACTCTCGATAGCCCCCGGCCCGACGCTCCGGTCCGCAACTTCCAGATCAATTTCGGCCCGCAGCATCCGGCGGCCCACGGCGTGCTCCGCCTCGTGCTGGAGCTCGATGGCGAGGTGGTGGAGCGGGTCGATCCGCATATCGGCCTTCTGCATCGCGGCACCGAAAAGCTCATTGAGGCCAAGACCTATCTCCAGGCTGTGCCCTATTTTGATCGGCTCGATTACTGCGCGCCGATGAACCAGGAGCACGCTTATTGCTTGGCGGTGGAAAAGCTGCTGGGCATTGAAGTGCCCAAGCGGGGCCAGCTGATCCGGGTGCTCTACTCGGAAATCGGGCGCCTGCTGTCGCACCTCTTGAACGTCACCACGTTCGCCATGGACGTGGGCGCGCTCACCCCCCCGCTCTGGGGCTTCGAGGCCCGCGAAAAGCTCATGGTCTTCTATGAGCGCGCCTCCGGCAGCCGCATGCATGCGGCCTATTTCCGGCCCGGCGGCGTGCACCAGGACCTGCCGACGGAGCTGGTCCAGGACATCGGCACCTTCTGCGAGAGCTTCTACAGCCTGCTGGATGATCTGGATGCCCTCGTCACCGGCAACCGCATCTTCAAGCAGCGCACCGTCGATATTGGTGTGGTGAGCCTGGAGGACGCGCTGTCGTGGGGCTTTTCCGGCGTGATGGTGCGCGGCTCAGGCGCAGCCTGGGACCTTCGCCGTGCCCAGCCCTATGAATGCTATTCCGAGCTGGATTTCGATATCCCCGTGGGCAAGCACGGTGACTGCTACGATCGCTATGTGGTCCGCATGGAAGAGATGCGGCAGTCCACCAAGATCATGCAGCAGTGCGTGTCGCGGCTTCTGAAGGAGCCTGGCCCCGTCTCCACGACCGATCACAAGATCTCTCCGCCCAAGCGCGGCGAGATGAAGCGGTCGATGGAAGCCCTCATTCACCACTTCAAGCTATACACGGAAGGCTTCCATGTTCCCGAAGGGGATGTGTACGCGGCCGTTGAAGCACCGAAGGGTGAGTTCGGCGTCTATCTGGTGGCTGACGGCACAAATAAGCCGTACCGCTGCAAGATCCGCGCTCCGGGCTTCGCCCATCTCCAGGCCATGGACTTCCTGTGTCGCGGGCACATGCTCGCCGACGTTTCGGCGGTGCTGGGCTCCCTCGACATCGTGTTCGGGGAGGTGGATCGGTGA